A region from the Brachyspira hampsonii genome encodes:
- a CDS encoding pyridoxamine 5'-phosphate oxidase family protein, which translates to MFREMRRKNQLLSNSQSISILEKCSSGVLAVSGDDDYPYAVPLSYVYDDNKIFFHIAKSGYKLDALKNNNKVSFCVIEKDDIKPKEYTTYYRSVIIFGKAFIIEYDNKKRKAIEKLAMKYYPNDSELNRNNIIDKEYDAFYILELQIEYMTGKEAIELVINKGE; encoded by the coding sequence ATGTTTAGAGAGATGAGAAGGAAAAATCAGTTATTATCAAATTCACAAAGCATTTCAATATTAGAAAAATGCAGTTCCGGAGTATTAGCTGTATCAGGAGATGATGATTATCCTTATGCTGTTCCTTTAAGTTATGTATATGATGATAATAAAATATTTTTTCATATAGCTAAAAGCGGATATAAATTAGATGCTTTAAAAAATAATAATAAAGTTTCTTTTTGCGTCATAGAAAAAGATGATATAAAACCTAAAGAATATACAACTTATTATAGAAGTGTTATTATTTTTGGTAAAGCTTTTATAATTGAATATGATAATAAAAAAAGAAAAGCTATTGAAAAACTTGCAATGAAATATTATCCCAATGATAGTGAATTAAACAGGAATAATATAATTGATAAAGAGTACGATGCTTTTTATATTCTAGAGCTTCAAATAGAATATATGACAGGAAAAGAGGCTATAGAGCTAGTAATCAATAAAGGAGAATAA
- a CDS encoding secondary thiamine-phosphate synthase enzyme YjbQ — protein MHTINVKTKARFDIIDITSEVQKCVYDENIENGIAVIFVPHTTAAVGINENADPDVIFDMKNAFNKLVPQHDNYEHSEGNSQAHVLSSLVAPSLTVIIENKKIVLGTWQDIYFFEFDGARNRKVYVQIISK, from the coding sequence ATGCATACCATTAATGTAAAAACTAAAGCAAGATTCGATATAATTGATATTACAAGCGAAGTTCAAAAATGCGTATATGATGAAAATATAGAAAACGGAATAGCTGTTATATTTGTACCGCATACAACTGCAGCTGTCGGAATAAATGAAAATGCTGATCCTGATGTTATTTTTGATATGAAGAATGCTTTTAATAAATTAGTACCTCAGCATGACAATTATGAACATAGTGAAGGTAATTCACAGGCTCATGTATTATCATCTTTAGTGGCTCCTAGTTTAACTGTAATAATAGAAAATAAAAAAATAGTATTGGGTACTTGGCAGGATATATACTTTTTTGAATTTGACGGAGCAAGAAACAGAAAAGTATATGTGCAGATTATATCAAAATAA
- a CDS encoding aldose epimerase family protein, whose translation MFKSKKEDFGKNSYIYTLENNNGLKVKLAEVGATITGIFFKDKDGKEVEVAFGSDDIEFYTDKAKNGHMGATVGRVAGRTIGSKFTIDDKEYNITPNKAPDHTHGGINGLSYVMYKSIQKKDNEVLFSYVSKDGEEGYPGNLNLIVKYSITDENEIIIDYIATTDKATPLNIMNHSYFNLNGGGNIKDHEIFIDAKYYLADENGITSGEILKTKNTPYDFTSLKKVDEIIKAKDGCDNCFIFDDNNINKQRVKILSRKTNIALEVFTTQPSVLFYTANYLNNLKVRNQILNKHEAFCLETQYLSCSLNFNHFPSIILYPDREYNHRTIYKFSLI comes from the coding sequence ATGTTCAAATCAAAAAAAGAAGATTTTGGAAAAAATTCTTATATCTACACATTAGAAAATAATAATGGATTAAAAGTAAAATTGGCAGAAGTAGGAGCAACTATAACAGGAATATTCTTCAAAGATAAAGATGGAAAAGAAGTAGAAGTGGCATTTGGTTCTGACGATATAGAGTTTTATACTGATAAGGCTAAAAACGGACATATGGGAGCTACTGTAGGAAGAGTTGCAGGAAGAACTATCGGATCTAAATTTACAATAGATGATAAAGAATATAATATAACCCCAAATAAAGCCCCAGATCATACTCATGGAGGAATTAACGGACTTTCATATGTAATGTACAAATCCATACAGAAAAAAGACAATGAAGTATTATTTTCTTATGTATCTAAAGACGGCGAAGAGGGATATCCGGGAAACCTTAATTTAATAGTAAAATACAGCATTACAGATGAAAATGAAATAATAATAGACTACATTGCAACTACTGATAAAGCAACTCCTTTAAATATAATGAATCATTCATATTTTAATTTAAATGGAGGAGGAAATATTAAAGATCATGAAATATTTATAGATGCAAAATATTATCTCGCTGATGAAAATGGTATAACTTCAGGAGAAATATTAAAAACCAAAAATACTCCTTATGATTTCACTTCATTAAAAAAAGTTGATGAAATAATAAAGGCAAAAGACGGATGTGATAATTGCTTTATTTTTGATGATAATAATATAAATAAACAAAGAGTAAAAATATTATCAAGAAAAACAAATATAGCTTTGGAAGTATTTACTACTCAGCCTTCTGTATTATTCTATACAGCTAATTATTTGAATAACTTAAAAGTAAGAAATCAAATATTAAATAAACATGAAGCATTTTGTTTAGAAACTCAATATTTATCATGTTCTTTGAACTTTAATCATTTCCCAAGTATTATACTTTATCCTGACAGAGAATATAATCATAGAACAATATATAAATTTAGTTTAATATAA
- a CDS encoding HAD-IIA family hydrolase, with the protein MISIISDMDGVIYRGNNLIEGAEDFIKMLLYRNVPFLFLTNNAEQTPRDLKRKLESLGVNGLDEKHFFTAAQATAIFLQRQLANGTAYVIGTGGLVSELYNVGYSINDVNPDYVVVGKTNAFNFDMLQKAVHLINKGAKFIGCNPDIVDPAPNGELIPAVGPILSAIETATGKKPYIVGKPNPIMMSIAKNQINAHSENTLMVGDRMDTDILGGLGAGMKTALVLSGVTTKTMAEDFPYRPNYIFNSVAEIDIDKF; encoded by the coding sequence ATGATTAGTATAATATCAGATATGGACGGAGTTATATACAGAGGAAATAATTTAATAGAAGGTGCTGAAGATTTTATAAAAATGCTGTTGTATAGGAATGTGCCATTTCTATTTTTAACAAACAATGCTGAACAAACTCCAAGAGATTTAAAAAGAAAATTAGAGTCATTGGGTGTAAATGGATTAGATGAAAAACATTTTTTTACCGCTGCACAGGCAACAGCTATATTCTTACAAAGACAGCTTGCAAACGGCACTGCTTATGTTATAGGCACAGGCGGACTTGTAAGCGAATTATATAATGTGGGATATAGTATAAATGATGTTAATCCTGATTATGTAGTAGTTGGTAAAACTAATGCTTTCAATTTTGATATGCTTCAAAAGGCTGTGCATCTTATCAATAAAGGTGCTAAGTTTATAGGATGCAATCCTGATATAGTAGATCCTGCTCCGAATGGTGAATTGATACCGGCAGTAGGACCTATACTTTCTGCAATAGAAACCGCTACAGGTAAAAAACCTTATATAGTAGGTAAGCCAAACCCTATTATGATGTCTATTGCTAAAAATCAAATAAATGCTCATAGTGAAAATACGCTTATGGTAGGCGACAGAATGGATACGGATATACTTGGCGGACTTGGGGCAGGTATGAAAACTGCTCTTGTACTTTCAGGAGTTACTACAAAAACAATGGCAGAAGATTTTCCATACAGACCAAATTATATATTTAATTCAGTAGCTGAAATAGATATAGACAAATTTTAA
- a CDS encoding MFS transporter: protein MSNLLFIIMTLLWLSLYVYIPYQVTYLSSININTSMIGIIIGVYGAAQMFLKFPFGLLNDYIGKCRSLIILAGFLTSLGGLIRLLNTNQYGFLIGGTLCGISASIWTVFMVLYASYFNKNEEYKATSKALVASVLGMFIAFLIAAIFYDKLGMKFILLVSTVSGALVSLLGLFLKDNEHSKKLSIKGLLSVIKNKRLIVFSLLAIVMQGVQMSAVISFTLNRIKELGGTDNNVGMASIVSMFFAIVGAFVPSKIKNENNIRKYIPISFVIMALYCIIVISVNNVFIVIASQILGGFSSGILASLLTSESIKEIDIEKKSSAMGFFQSTYSFGIFIFPIITGKLIDIYSINIAYIVLTLISLLSAVISIIYYSTNKHEK, encoded by the coding sequence ATGTCTAATTTACTATTTATTATAATGACTCTTTTATGGCTTTCATTGTATGTTTATATACCATATCAGGTTACATATTTATCTTCTATTAATATAAATACATCAATGATAGGAATAATTATAGGAGTTTACGGTGCTGCACAGATGTTTCTAAAATTTCCTTTCGGACTTCTTAATGATTATATAGGAAAATGTAGGTCGCTCATAATATTAGCAGGATTTTTAACTTCGCTTGGAGGACTAATAAGATTATTAAATACAAATCAGTACGGATTTTTAATAGGAGGAACTTTATGCGGAATATCTGCATCCATTTGGACTGTATTTATGGTTTTATATGCTTCGTATTTTAATAAAAATGAAGAATACAAAGCTACAAGTAAAGCATTAGTTGCAAGTGTTCTTGGTATGTTTATTGCTTTCTTAATAGCGGCTATTTTCTATGATAAACTTGGAATGAAATTTATCCTTCTTGTAAGTACTGTATCTGGAGCATTGGTATCATTATTAGGATTATTTTTAAAAGACAATGAACATAGTAAAAAATTATCAATAAAAGGATTATTATCCGTAATAAAAAATAAAAGATTAATAGTATTCTCTCTGCTTGCTATAGTAATGCAGGGAGTACAAATGTCTGCTGTAATTTCTTTTACTTTAAATAGAATAAAGGAATTAGGCGGAACAGATAATAATGTTGGAATGGCATCAATAGTGAGTATGTTCTTTGCTATAGTAGGAGCTTTTGTACCAAGCAAAATAAAAAATGAAAATAATATAAGAAAATATATACCTATATCATTTGTAATTATGGCTTTGTACTGTATTATAGTTATATCAGTAAATAATGTATTTATTGTAATTGCTTCTCAGATTTTGGGAGGATTTTCTTCAGGAATCCTAGCATCATTACTTACAAGCGAATCAATAAAAGAAATAGATATTGAAAAGAAATCATCAGCAATGGGATTTTTTCAATCTACATATTCATTTGGTATTTTTATATTTCCTATAATAACAGGAAAACTAATAGATATATATTCTATAAATATTGCTTATATTGTACTTACTTTAATTTCTTTATTATCAGCTGTAATTTCTATTATCTATTATAGTACAAATAAACATGAAAAATAA
- a CDS encoding DMT family transporter, whose product MSENNKANNNSGYILAILAVIIWSGNFVAARFLVHFTPIEISFYRWLVTFIVLTPFCIKKLIKSIKYIKGRWIKVIIISVLGITVFNTFVYLAAHTSNAANMSLLATLSPIVMAIISRIIWKTKLTLNQKLGLLIVIIGVVILITKGSIEVLVNLKFAIGDLYMLFAVILFAVYTLTLKIRPKEVSQSTFFYLMVIIGLIPLAIGMLFTYTSNNMHTLDMESALILIYVGVFPSALGFILWNMAVAKIGAIKGGIIYDSIPFFSSLEAVIFLHENILISQIIGGILILSGIIYSSIGDKIKKESK is encoded by the coding sequence ATGTCAGAGAATAATAAAGCAAATAATAATTCAGGTTATATCCTCGCAATACTAGCAGTAATTATATGGAGCGGTAATTTTGTAGCTGCCAGATTTCTTGTACATTTCACCCCCATAGAAATTTCTTTTTACAGATGGTTAGTAACTTTTATAGTATTAACTCCTTTCTGTATAAAAAAATTGATAAAAAGTATAAAATATATAAAAGGAAGATGGATTAAAGTTATAATAATATCCGTACTTGGAATAACAGTATTTAATACTTTTGTATATTTAGCGGCACATACAAGTAATGCTGCCAATATGTCATTACTAGCAACATTATCTCCTATTGTAATGGCGATAATAAGCAGAATAATATGGAAAACTAAATTAACTTTAAATCAAAAGTTAGGACTTCTTATAGTCATAATTGGTGTTGTAATACTAATAACTAAAGGAAGCATAGAAGTTCTTGTGAATCTAAAATTTGCTATTGGGGATTTATATATGCTGTTTGCTGTTATACTATTTGCAGTTTACACATTAACATTAAAAATAAGACCTAAAGAAGTTTCACAGTCAACATTTTTTTATCTTATGGTAATAATAGGACTTATACCGCTTGCAATAGGAATGCTGTTTACATATACTTCAAATAATATGCATACTCTTGATATGGAATCTGCCCTAATACTTATATATGTTGGTGTCTTTCCATCAGCTTTGGGATTTATATTATGGAATATGGCTGTTGCTAAAATAGGTGCTATAAAGGGAGGTATAATATACGATTCAATACCTTTCTTCTCATCTTTGGAAGCAGTTATATTTTTGCATGAAAATATATTAATATCTCAAATAATAGGCGGCATATTAATACTATCAGGTATAATATATAGTTCTATAGGGGATAAAATAAAAAAAGAAAGTAAGTAA
- a CDS encoding DUF2147 domain-containing protein: MKKKILFIAVVFTFLVLSLNAQNVKANDVVGLWYAEKDSLGRIPVVEIYEENGKYYGYSFAYKEPYNGPESLDEKNPNPELRKLPLKGLVYIMGLSFNKNEWNDGKIYNPYDGKTYNGKMSIDKEGKLILRGSIDKAGILGKSMKWTRVPDAEKSRFKPLKRSELRKLN; this comes from the coding sequence ATGAAGAAAAAAATTTTATTTATTGCAGTAGTATTTACTTTTTTAGTATTATCATTGAATGCTCAGAATGTTAAGGCGAATGATGTAGTGGGATTATGGTATGCTGAAAAAGATTCTTTAGGCAGAATTCCTGTTGTTGAGATATATGAGGAAAATGGAAAATATTACGGATATTCTTTTGCATATAAAGAACCATATAACGGACCTGAAAGTTTAGATGAAAAAAATCCGAATCCTGAATTAAGAAAACTACCATTGAAAGGCTTAGTATATATTATGGGATTATCTTTTAATAAGAATGAATGGAATGATGGTAAAATATACAATCCTTATGATGGAAAAACATATAATGGAAAAATGTCTATAGATAAAGAAGGAAAACTTATTTTAAGAGGTTCTATAGATAAGGCTGGAATATTAGGCAAATCTATGAAATGGACTAGGGTGCCTGATGCTGAAAAATCTAGATTTAAACCTCTTAAAAGGTCTGAATTAAGAAAACTTAATTAA
- a CDS encoding DUF2147 domain-containing protein: protein MKNKIITILIFTFLFNVLAFAQNADDITGLWYSQADSQNRVSVVEIYKENNKYYAYSFAYKNSNDIVNDVNNPKKELRNLPLKGLVYLYDLEFVNGEWKNGKIYNPDDGKTYHAKVTLSDNGTEIKIRASADGAGIFGKNIVWQKLPSSDASKYKPLNKSELRKLN, encoded by the coding sequence ATGAAAAATAAAATAATTACAATATTAATTTTTACATTTTTGTTTAATGTATTAGCCTTTGCTCAGAATGCTGATGATATAACAGGTTTATGGTACAGTCAGGCAGATTCTCAAAATAGAGTTTCAGTTGTTGAAATATATAAAGAAAATAACAAATATTATGCTTATTCATTTGCTTATAAAAATTCAAATGATATAGTAAACGATGTTAATAATCCAAAAAAAGAGTTAAGAAACTTACCTTTAAAAGGACTCGTTTATTTATATGATTTAGAGTTTGTTAATGGGGAATGGAAAAATGGTAAAATATACAATCCTGATGACGGTAAAACTTATCATGCCAAAGTAACTTTATCAGATAATGGTACAGAAATAAAAATAAGAGCTAGTGCTGACGGAGCAGGAATTTTTGGTAAAAATATAGTATGGCAAAAATTACCAAGCAGCGATGCATCTAAATACAAACCGCTGAACAAAAGCGAACTTAGAAAACTAAATTGA
- a CDS encoding phytoene desaturase family protein, with product MTNNKYDIVIIGSGLGGLTSGAYLAKQGKKVLVLESHNIVGGCATGYKRKNVKFEVGLHELDMAKKNREMKHVIFSKLGLYDRVNLVQLPQTWRIKTESTDLVIPEGYENAINTLEKEFPEEKEGIKKYFSGLSRMMYMIRRVPYDLKFWDYFFFPVTTLPMILYQLFKQKNTGDVLDSIIKSDKLKRILNINITYYHQNPYEFTWYYHACAQGAYYNSAYFIKGGSQNLSNALADIIKENGGEIKVSSEVKKINVKGNIAEGVTYYDKRAKEEITVNADYVIANAAPQIVYDELLPKGYEDKRIKKFKNSVSLYTVYIIFKKKFSELYPNNAYSTFITTEKTLNTNFKEDAKGQRHIPVEDRNFVFVDYSAIDSGLVEEGDNRSFAVLTGPSFLDEWKDLSDEEYKARKKEMAEKLIDRAEQHYPGFRDNIEYYEVATPKTIKRYIKTPDGTPYGFVQDTYLKKSRCVRVSPTVKNLHFASAWNFPGGGFTGALLSGYLAARNILFPLKPYIVLRFLLCGVVGAAIGTAYQWIPALINLFK from the coding sequence ATGACTAACAATAAATATGATATAGTAATAATAGGTTCTGGTTTAGGAGGATTAACTTCAGGAGCCTATTTAGCAAAACAAGGAAAAAAAGTTCTTGTATTAGAAAGCCATAATATAGTTGGCGGATGTGCTACAGGATACAAAAGAAAAAATGTAAAATTTGAAGTAGGGCTTCATGAATTGGATATGGCTAAAAAAAATAGAGAGATGAAGCATGTAATATTCAGCAAATTAGGACTTTATGACAGAGTCAATTTGGTACAGCTTCCTCAAACTTGGAGAATAAAAACAGAATCTACAGATTTGGTTATACCTGAAGGTTATGAGAATGCTATAAATACTTTAGAGAAGGAGTTTCCAGAGGAGAAAGAGGGCATAAAAAAATATTTTTCCGGACTTTCAAGAATGATGTATATGATAAGAAGAGTACCTTATGACTTGAAGTTTTGGGATTATTTCTTCTTTCCAGTAACAACACTTCCTATGATTTTATATCAATTGTTTAAGCAGAAAAATACTGGAGATGTTTTGGATTCTATAATAAAAAGTGATAAGTTAAAAAGAATATTGAATATAAATATTACTTACTATCACCAAAACCCATATGAGTTTACTTGGTATTATCATGCTTGTGCTCAGGGTGCTTATTATAACTCTGCTTATTTTATTAAAGGAGGCAGTCAGAACTTATCAAATGCTTTAGCTGATATAATAAAAGAAAACGGAGGGGAGATAAAAGTTTCTTCAGAAGTTAAGAAAATAAATGTAAAAGGAAATATTGCTGAGGGAGTAACTTATTATGATAAAAGAGCAAAAGAGGAAATTACAGTTAATGCTGATTATGTAATAGCAAATGCAGCTCCTCAAATAGTTTATGATGAATTATTACCTAAAGGATATGAAGATAAGAGAATAAAGAAATTTAAAAACTCAGTATCACTTTATACAGTTTACATAATATTTAAGAAAAAATTCTCAGAGCTTTATCCTAATAATGCATACTCTACTTTTATAACTACAGAAAAAACTTTAAATACAAATTTCAAAGAAGATGCCAAAGGACAAAGACATATACCAGTGGAAGATAGGAACTTTGTATTTGTAGACTATTCAGCAATAGACAGCGGACTTGTAGAGGAGGGCGATAACCGCTCATTTGCCGTACTTACAGGACCTTCATTCTTAGACGAATGGAAAGATTTGAGCGATGAAGAATATAAAGCAAGAAAAAAGGAGATGGCTGAAAAATTAATTGACAGAGCAGAACAGCATTATCCGGGATTTAGAGATAATATAGAGTATTATGAAGTAGCTACTCCTAAAACAATTAAGAGATACATAAAAACCCCAGACGGTACTCCTTACGGATTTGTACAGGATACTTACTTGAAAAAAAGCAGATGCGTAAGGGTATCGCCTACAGTTAAAAACTTACATTTTGCTAGTGCTTGGAACTTCCCCGGCGGAGGCTTCACTGGTGCTTTATTAAGCGGATATTTGGCAGCACGCAATATATTATTCCCATTAAAACCTTATATAGTGCTTAGATTTTTATTATGCGGTGTTGTTGGAGCTGCTATAGGTACAGCTTATCAATGGATACCAGCCTTAATTAATTTGTTTAAGTAA
- a CDS encoding AAA family ATPase gives MSRRFIKIQNYRNIGVTKDLEEYQTLYLNNTLNKDEMGELIILIGENNVGKSNILDAVKVIRSTENVKSINFQNDIPYFMDYEDTKPKIKLIYIDENESPEIEYFLDENLNVNYNSNLEKDIIKEKYNINFIPNILYYKEGEVKDSDLIQHHYPLKILNFLMHYSKL, from the coding sequence ATGAGTAGGAGATTTATAAAAATCCAAAACTATAGAAATATAGGAGTTACAAAAGACTTGGAAGAATACCAAACACTTTATTTAAATAACACTTTGAATAAAGACGAAATGGGTGAACTTATAATACTTATAGGCGAAAACAATGTTGGTAAATCAAATATATTAGATGCTGTTAAAGTAATAAGATCTACAGAAAATGTTAAAAGTATAAATTTTCAAAATGATATTCCATACTTTATGGACTATGAAGATACAAAACCTAAAATAAAACTTATTTATATTGATGAAAACGAAAGCCCAGAGATAGAATATTTTTTAGATGAAAATTTAAATGTTAATTATAATTCTAATTTAGAAAAAGATATAATAAAAGAAAAATATAACATTAACTTTATACCTAATATTCTTTATTACAAAGAAGGAGAGGTTAAAGACAGCGATTTAATTCAACACCATTATCCATTAAAAATTCTAAATTTTTTAATGCATTATTCAAAGCTATAG
- a CDS encoding AAA family ATPase encodes MKNSKFFNALFKAIGKNISTIETAYEKAKKAPGYKNQYQNTINHNLKDIVSKKFNELYFQDLNTQEYNFYITLEKDQIYLSMEKNRNIILLEQQSVGFKWFFNFFFNFLYSNELNPGDIVLMDEPEIHLSIPGRRDLRNFIKNFARNHGVTFITTTHNPSFIDVDYLDELRIVKFKKDKIGVEIQNDFSAIGEDEVDTLNEIVDSFGVLHRDIITNPNNKVIFVEGLMDYNYLTAFKKLKEAKENNKMNLVFLPIHGLGKDDKEMNNKLKQLVQFREAVILTDSDERANLFKKASESNTLMKERLTVFQLKEADQSFKQIESLFSDNDKEKYKEMIQNKSGSLSSLFKNNILKRELDEETINNFNKLLDYLSEMILTVNKNNGKKNQEANQNS; translated from the coding sequence ATTAAAAATTCTAAATTTTTTAATGCATTATTCAAAGCTATAGGGAAAAATATCAGCACTATAGAAACAGCTTATGAAAAAGCCAAAAAAGCTCCCGGATATAAAAATCAATATCAAAACACAATAAATCATAATCTTAAAGATATAGTAAGCAAAAAATTTAATGAATTATACTTTCAGGATTTGAACACTCAGGAATATAATTTCTATATCACTTTAGAAAAAGATCAAATATATTTATCTATGGAAAAAAATAGAAATATCATTTTATTAGAGCAGCAGTCTGTAGGCTTCAAATGGTTTTTTAATTTCTTCTTTAATTTTTTATACTCTAATGAATTAAATCCAGGAGATATAGTTTTAATGGATGAGCCTGAAATACATTTATCAATACCGGGCAGAAGAGATTTAAGAAATTTCATTAAAAACTTTGCTAGAAATCATGGCGTAACATTTATAACTACTACTCATAATCCTTCATTTATAGATGTTGATTATTTAGATGAGCTTAGAATTGTAAAATTCAAAAAAGATAAAATAGGCGTCGAAATACAGAATGATTTTTCTGCTATAGGTGAAGATGAAGTTGATACATTAAATGAAATAGTAGATAGTTTCGGAGTGCTTCATAGAGATATAATAACTAATCCTAATAATAAAGTAATATTTGTTGAAGGGCTTATGGATTATAATTATCTTACAGCTTTCAAGAAATTAAAAGAAGCAAAAGAAAATAACAAAATGAATTTAGTATTTCTTCCTATTCATGGACTTGGAAAAGATGATAAGGAGATGAACAATAAATTAAAACAGTTGGTACAGTTTAGGGAGGCTGTTATATTGACAGACAGCGATGAGAGAGCTAATTTATTCAAAAAAGCTTCGGAATCAAATACTTTAATGAAAGAGAGATTAACAGTATTTCAATTAAAAGAAGCAGATCAATCTTTCAAACAAATAGAAAGCCTATTCAGCGATAATGACAAAGAAAAATATAAGGAAATGATACAAAATAAAAGCGGAAGCCTTTCTTCATTATTCAAAAATAATATTCTTAAAAGAGAATTAGATGAAGAAACTATAAATAATTTTAATAAACTTCTTGACTATTTAAGCGAAATGATATTAACAGTTAATAAAAATAACGGCAAAAAAAATCAAGAAGCGAATCAAAATTCTTAA
- a CDS encoding M42 family metallopeptidase, producing the protein MNDVLNLMKDLTNAFGPSGFEDDVIEVIRKNTAFIDSERDSINNLYLGLNKIDKNKPIVGLDCHIDEIGFMAEHINDNGTISFIPLGGWHIPNIVSNSVVIKSSSGEYVKGVIGSKPPHFMTDEDKRKLPSLHDMYIDVGTRSKKESEEVFGIQIGDPIVPDVDFRYDERTKSICAKAIDNRVGALCVIETLKALKDEKLDVNLVGMMTAQEEVGTRGAAVASNKVKPDLVIVFEGSPADDTFYYGDRAHGAIGRGSQLRIIDGGMITNPRLNKYTIEIAKKNNISHQVIVREKGSTNGAVYHKTNLGSPSVVLGVATRYAHSHYCYASYDDITASIEIAKALIKTLNKEKIKEF; encoded by the coding sequence ATGAATGATGTTTTAAATTTAATGAAAGATTTAACTAATGCATTCGGACCTTCTGGTTTTGAAGATGATGTTATAGAAGTTATAAGAAAAAATACAGCATTTATAGACAGTGAAAGAGATTCTATTAATAATCTATATTTGGGATTAAACAAAATAGATAAAAATAAACCTATAGTTGGTTTGGATTGTCATATAGATGAAATAGGATTTATGGCAGAACATATTAATGATAATGGTACTATATCTTTTATACCATTAGGAGGCTGGCATATACCTAATATAGTGTCAAACTCTGTAGTAATAAAATCTTCAAGCGGAGAATATGTTAAAGGAGTAATAGGTTCAAAACCTCCTCATTTTATGACTGACGAAGATAAAAGAAAACTTCCTTCACTTCATGATATGTATATTGATGTGGGCACTAGAAGTAAAAAGGAGTCTGAAGAAGTATTCGGCATACAAATAGGAGATCCTATAGTACCTGATGTTGATTTCAGATATGATGAAAGGACAAAAAGTATATGTGCTAAAGCAATAGACAACAGAGTTGGAGCTTTATGTGTAATAGAAACTTTAAAAGCTTTAAAAGATGAAAAATTAGATGTTAATTTGGTTGGAATGATGACCGCTCAGGAAGAAGTAGGAACTAGAGGAGCTGCTGTGGCTTCTAATAAAGTAAAGCCTGATTTGGTTATAGTATTTGAAGGCTCTCCTGCTGACGACACATTCTATTATGGAGATAGAGCTCATGGTGCTATAGGAAGAGGCTCTCAGCTTAGAATAATTGACGGCGGTATGATAACTAATCCTAGACTAAATAAATACACAATAGAAATAGCTAAAAAAAATAATATATCCCATCAAGTTATTGTACGAGAAAAAGGTTCTACTAACGGAGCTGTTTATCATAAAACTAATTTAGGTTCTCCAAGTGTAGTATTGGGAGTAGCGACTAGATATGCACATAGTCATTACTGCTATGCTTCTTATGATGATATAACTGCTTCTATAGAAATAGCAAAAGCATTGATAAAAACTTTAAACAAAGAAAAGATAAAAGAATTTTAA